The following proteins are encoded in a genomic region of Cyclonatronum proteinivorum:
- a CDS encoding glycogen/starch synthase, with protein sequence MKILYAAAEISPFARLTNNADMLRFLPASLQDKGFEIRILLPKYGSIHDRRNRLHEVIRLAGIEVEVDGNVESMRIKVASIPNAKLQVYFLDNDTFFKRKGMFKDPKTDQYYPDNLQRLIFYNKGVLETVKKLGWQPDIIHCHDWAAGFIPVYMKTVYADQPIFKDTKVIYNLHSPVNEGLFDMESLPVMGLPETVDQSKIGADGKIDFLRAGLSYSDHVVTGNDIRSEFDELFTQLGIESTKIQGAPQDVSSKFADFYRTIKPEN encoded by the coding sequence ATGAAAATACTCTACGCTGCCGCAGAAATTTCACCTTTTGCACGCCTTACCAATAATGCCGATATGCTTCGGTTTCTGCCGGCTTCCCTGCAGGATAAAGGCTTTGAAATACGCATTTTACTGCCCAAATACGGCTCTATACACGACCGTCGTAACCGTCTGCACGAAGTGATCAGACTTGCAGGTATCGAAGTTGAAGTTGATGGCAATGTGGAGAGCATGCGCATTAAAGTGGCAAGCATACCCAATGCAAAACTTCAGGTGTACTTCCTGGATAACGACACTTTCTTTAAGCGTAAAGGCATGTTTAAGGATCCGAAAACGGATCAGTATTATCCGGACAACCTGCAGCGGCTCATTTTCTACAATAAGGGCGTTTTGGAAACCGTTAAAAAACTTGGCTGGCAGCCGGATATCATACATTGCCATGACTGGGCCGCCGGATTTATACCTGTTTACATGAAAACCGTTTATGCGGATCAGCCCATTTTTAAGGATACAAAAGTGATTTACAATCTTCACAGCCCCGTAAATGAAGGTCTCTTTGATATGGAATCGCTGCCGGTAATGGGACTTCCCGAAACGGTTGATCAGTCCAAAATAGGTGCTGACGGCAAAATAGACTTTCTCAGGGCCGGGCTAAGCTACTCAGATCACGTTGTGACCGGCAATGACATTCGCTCGGAATTCGACGAGCTTTTTACGCAACTTGGCATTGAAAGCACCAAGATTCAGGGTGCCCCACAGGACGTATCATCCAAATTCGCTGACTTTTATCGTACCATCAAACCGGAGAACTAA